From one Lolium rigidum isolate FL_2022 chromosome 4, APGP_CSIRO_Lrig_0.1, whole genome shotgun sequence genomic stretch:
- the LOC124647457 gene encoding polygalacturonase ADPG1-like, with the protein MASRKVVLAMLFLLLLFIFPAIAFAFTGGMHTESMHRRLGERSVKADTLSHRPVQRHRKLGQETKPPQDAEFNVVSYGAVGDGKTDDTPAFRKAWAAACSSSKPATMLVPKEKEFLVKQTTFSGQCKSSVRFKLDGTLVAPERSSWPKENMNKWIMFNNVDKLTVSGEGTMDGKGEVWWKNSCRIDKNLKCTEAPTALLLSKCNHLKVENIRLLNSQQMHMSVEDCKDVVLKHITIVAPGDSPNTDGIHIARTKDIQVMDCNIKTGDDCMSIETGTENLYASKITCGPGHGISVGSLGDKNSEARVSNITINKAHLIGTTNGARIKSWQGGKGYAKDITFEDIIMDKVKNPIIIDQNYCYMDDPLQPKACKKQTSAVELSNIQFKNIRGTSRTKEAIKLDCSDTIPCHDLVMQDVKLTFSGKGKGATSTCKNAKLKKSYNVIPKTC; encoded by the coding sequence ATGGCATCTCGCAAGGTCGTCCTGGCAATGCTTTTCCTGCTGTTATTGTTCATCTTCCCGGCAATTGCCTTTGCATTTACAGGCGGCATGCATACAGAGTCCATGCACCGCAGACTGGGAGAGAGGAGCGTCAAGGCCGATACGCTAAGCCACAGACCTGTCCAGCGACATCGCAAACTTGGTCAAGAGACCAAGCCTCCTCAGGACGCGGAGTTCAACGTGGTTAGCTACGGAGCCGTTGGCGATGGCAAAACTGATGACACCCCGGCGTTTCGGAAAGCCTGGGCCGCGGCCTGCTCATCGTCTAAGCCAGCCACCATGTTGGTTCCGAAGGAGAAGGAATTTCTCGTCAAGCAGACCACCTTCTCGGGGCAGTGCAAGTCGAGCGTCAGATTCAAGCTCGACGGAACGTTGGTAGCTCCCGAACGATCATCTTGGCCGAAGGAGAACATGAATAAGTGGATTATGTTTAACAACGTTGATAAGCTAACCGTGTCGGGCGAAGGGACTATGGACGGGAAAGGTGAAGTATGGTGGAAGAACTCGTGCCGAATCGACAAGAACCTCAAGTGTACAGAGGCCCCCACGGCGTTGTTGCTCAGCAAGTGCAATCACTTGAAGGTAGAAAATATCAGGCTCTTAAACAGCCAGCAAATGCATATGTCCGTGGAAGATTGCAAGGACGTAGTTCTAAAGCATATCACGATCGTTGCGCCCGGAGACAGCCCTAATACCGATGGCATCCACATTGCCCGCACGAAGGATATACAAGTCATGGATTGCAACATTAAAACTGGAGACGATTGCATGTCTATCGAGACTGGAACTGAGAACTTGTACGCCTCAAAGATAACATGCGGCCCGGGTCACGGAATCAGTGTCGGAAGCTTAGGTGACAAAAATTCTGAAGCTCGTGTTTCCAACATAACTATCAACAAAGCACACCTTATTGGCACGACAAATGGTGCACGCATAAAGTCGTGGCAAGGAGGAAAGGGATATGCCAAGGACATCACATTTGAGGATATCATCATGGACAAGGTCAAGAATCCAATAATCATTGACCAAAATTATTGCTATATGGACGATCCTTTGCAGCCCAAGGCATGCAAGAAACAAACTTCGGCGGTGGAGCTAAGTAATATCCAGTTCAAGAATATAAGAGGCACGAGTAGAACAAAAGAGGCTATCAAGCTAGACTGCAGTGACACCATCCCATGCCATGATCTAGTGATGCAGGATGTAAAACTTACCTTCAGCGGGAAAGGCAAAGGTGCTACAAGTACATGCAAGAACGCTAAGCTAAAGAAATCATACAATGTCATTCCAAAAACATGCTGA